The following coding sequences lie in one Spea bombifrons isolate aSpeBom1 chromosome 5, aSpeBom1.2.pri, whole genome shotgun sequence genomic window:
- the ASNS gene encoding asparagine synthetase [glutamine-hydrolyzing]: protein MCGIWALFGSDECLSVQCLSAMKIAHRGPDAFRFENVNGFTNCCFGFHRLAIVDQLYGMQPLRVKKFPYLWLCYNGEIYNYKQLQKHFDFEYQTMVDGEVILHLFDKYGIEKTCSLLDGVFAFILLDTANRKVYIGRDSYGVRPLFKLLTDDGFLAVCSEAKGLINVKHSMTTCPKVDPFPPGHCEVFNLKPTGKVVPVELIKFHTFREEPNHAEYDSLGKLQSGFDHETVKRNICLLFENAVRKRLMAHRRIGCLLSGGLDSSLVAATLRKLMKENTLCYPLQTFAIGMDDSPDLLAARKVASHIGSEHHEVMFDAEEGIQAVDEVIFTLETYDITTVRASVGMYLVSKYIRKKTDSVVIFSGEGSDELTQGYIYFHKAPSPEEAAEDSERLLRELYLFDVLRADRTTAAHGLELRVPFLDHRFTAYYLSLPPELRTPKNGIEKSLLREAFEDSNLLPKEILWRPKEAFSDGLTSVKKSWFTILQEHIEQQVDDIMMEKASEKFPFNTPKTKEGYFYRQMFEKYYPGRAGWLTHYWMPRWINATDPSARTLKHYKSDTTA from the exons ATGTGTGGGATCTGGGCCTTGTTCGGCAGCGACGAATGCCTTTCCGTAcaatgtctcagtgctatgaaAATTGCCCACAGGGGCCCCGATGCCTTCCGATTTGAAAACGTTAATGGATTTACCAACTGTTGCTTCGGCTTCCATCGACTTGCAATTGTTGATCAGCTGTATGGCATGCAACCTCTTCGCGTCAAGAAATTCCCTTATTTGTGGCTTTGTTATAATGGTGAAATTTACAATTACAAACAG TTACAgaaacattttgattttgaaTACCAAACAATGGTTGACGGTGAAGTTATACTTCATTTGTTTGATAAATACGGAATTGAAAAAACCTGCTCTTTGTTGGATGGTGTGTTCGCTTTCATTCTGTTGGACACGGCGAACAGAAAAGTATATATCGGGAGAGACTCCTATGGTGTTAGACCCCTGTTTAAACTTCTTACCGATGATGGATTCTTGGCAGTCTGCTCTGAAGCCAAAG GTCTTATCAACGTGAAGCATTCCATGACCACATGTCCAAAGGTTGACCCCTTTCCCCCAGGCCACTGtgaagtttttaatttaaagcctACAGGGAAGGTGGTGCCAGTGGAATTGATAAAGTTTCACACCTTCAGAGAAGAACCTAACCATGCGGAATATGACTCTCTTGGAAAACTGCAATCAG GATTTGATCATGAAACAGTGAAAAGGAACATTTGTCTTCTGTTTGAAAATGCTGTCAGGAAGCGTCTAATGGCACACAGAAGAATTGGCTGTCTACTTTCAG GTGGTCTGGACTCCAGCCTGGTTGCTGCCACTTTGAGGAAACTAATGAAGGAAAACACTCTCTGTTACCCTCTACAAACCTTTGCAATAGGTATGGATGATAGCCCTGATCTGCTTGCTGCCAGAAAG GTGGCATCCCATATTGGTAGTGAGCACCACGAAGTAATGTTTGACGCTGAAGAGGGGATTCAAGCTGTAGATGAGGTTATTTTTACATTGGAAACCTATGACATCACGACTGTGCGCGCCTCTGTTG gaatGTATTTGGTTTCCAAGTacataaggaaaaaaacagacagCGTGGTGATATTTTCTGGAGAGGGTTCGGATGAGCTTACCCAGGGTTATATTTATTTCCACAag GCaccatctcctgaagaagcagcagaagacagTGAGCGCCTGCTAAGGGAACTGTACTTATTTGATGTGCTCCGTGCTGACAGGACGACAGCTGCGCATgg CCTAGAGCTCCGAGTGCCATTTCTGGATCATCGATTCACGGCGTATTATCTGTCTTTGCCTCCAGAACTCAGGACTCCTAAG AATGGAATTGAAAAATCCCTCCTGAGGGAAGCATTTGAAGACTCCAACCTGCTGCCCAAAGAGATTCTGTGGAGGCCCAAGGAAGCATTTAGCGATGGTTTAACATCTGTCAAGAAATCTTGGTTTACAATACTTCAGGAGCACATTGAACAACAG GTGGATGACATTATGATGGAGAAAGCATCTGAGAAATTTCCTTTTAATACACCAAAGACAAAGGAAGGCTACTTTTATCGTCAAATGTTTGAAAAATACTACCCAGGACGTGCTGGTTGGTTGACCCATTACTGGATGCCACGATGGATCAATGCCACTGACCCGTCTGCCCGCACATTAAAGCATTACAAGTCTGACACAACTGCATAG